A segment of the Anaerolineae bacterium genome:
CCGTCTTTGGTATACGGCTAATCACTAACTGCTGACTGCTACCCGCTAATGGCTACCTATACTCCCAGCCCATACTGAATGGCAATCACGGCGGCCTGGGTGCGGTCCGAAACTCCCAACTTGGCAAAAATGGCGCTCACGTGATTACGCGCTGTTCCCTCTGATAAATGCAGCCGTTCGGCAATGTCGGCATTGTTCAAACCCCGCGCAATCAGGCGCAAAACATCCGTCTCGCGTTCGGTCAGCTTATCGGTGAGCAGGGTGCTGGGTTGGGTTTGGCTGCCGGCCACCTGGCCCAATAATTTGCCCGCCACCGCCGGGTCAACGTAAGCTTTGCCCGCGCCGGTCCCTTTCACGGCCTTGATTACCTCCTCGCGGGGGGTATCCTTCAATAAGTAACCAGCGGCGCCCGCCCGAATGGCGTCAAAAACCCATTCGTCGTCATCGTAGGTGGTTAACACCAACACTTTTACCCCCGGATAAGCGGCCCGGATCTGGCGCGTCGCTTCAATGCCGTTCATGCCCGGCATCTTCAAATCCATCAAAACCAGATCGGGGGCATCCTTTTCTACCAATTCCACCGCTTCCGCGCCGTCGCGGGCCTGGCCCACCACCTCGATATCCTTTTCCAGATTTAACAACATTTCCAGGCCGTCGCGGATAATGGCCTGGTCATCACAAATAATCACTTTCATGCCGCTATGTCCTGTATGGTCAATTCAATCGTTGTGCCCTGGCCGGGTTTGCTGGCAATGGTCAGGCTGCCGCCGACCAGGTCGGCCCGCTCCCGCATGCCGGGCAAACCAAAGTGATCCGAATTTTTATCATGCCCCACCTCAAAGCCCAGGCCATCGTCCCGCACCCGCAACAAAATTGTCCCAGGCCGGCAGGTCAGTTGGACACTCAGATTTTTGGCGTTGGCATGATGAGCCACATTGGCCGTTGCCTCTTGCGCCACCCGGTAGATACATTGTTCCACTGCCGGTGACAGAGGAGGCAGGTGTTCCGGCACTAATAGCTCAAGTTGCAAATTGGCCCTGGCCGCAGTTTCTGTGGCCAATTGGCGCAGGGCCAGCAACAACCCCAAGTCATCCAGGGGGCTGGCCCGCAGGGATTTTAAGGCCCGCCGGGTTTCCTGCAAGCCGGAGCGGGTGGCATCCAACGATTTAGCCAGTATTGTTTGGGCCGCAGCCGGGTCAACGTCCCAGTAAGCCTTCACCGTTTCCAGTTGCACCGTTAAGCCGCTCAGGGTATGGGCCAGGGTGTCGTGCAGTTCGCGCGCCATGCGGTTGCGCTCCCGGCTGATGGTCAAATCTTCCAGGGTGGCAGCGTAATCGGTCAGTTGGGCGTTTGCCTGCGCCAGCGATTCTTGCTGCTTTTTCAACCGCCTCATCAGCGTGCTGATAAAATAACCAACCACCAAAAAGCTGACCGTCTGGATGACCAGCACCGTTACCGGCGGCAAGAGCGATAGCCCCCCGGGCCGGAAATAGAACAGGTGCAGCCCCAGCGTAAACAGGGCAATCCCCCCACTGAACAAAATGACATAACGCCAGCCGTATTGCCACGCGGTTAAGATCAAGGCCATCAACAACAACGGCATTATCCGCAGCAGCACTCCTTCCGGGCCGCTGGCCGGGCTGGCCGGCAGCCGCATGGTCATTAACTGGGCCGTCACCACCGGCACCACCGACAACAAACCAATCACCAGCGGCAAAAAGGCGCGCCCCAACACGCTGCGCCCCCGGGGCCACCACGCCAGCCCTAACCCCACCAACGCATTAAACCCGTTGAGCAGATAATATAAGGGGGGAAATACCGGGTGCGGATAAAAAAGATGGTCAATCAGCAACAGCGCCAGCAAATAGCCTAACCATAGCCCCACCGTTAGCGGCAGCAGCCCTATCACGTTAGGTTGAGCGTCTTTTTCTTTCATAAAAGCATTATAACACAGAAGCGCCTAGTTGACTTGTGCCCGGAGTCATTGTTTTAGCCCCTTACCCGTGACGCCTGTCACGGTAATTGATGAGGCCAATCACGGACGGCAATAAAAACCGATGACCGGCGACACTGTTGCCCGGCAGCAAAATTTGTTAGACTGGTGATGAAAATATCAACAGACCTGACAGATTTTAAGAAAGCGAGGCAAAAAATGACCGCAGTTTCAAAATTTACGTACCGACTGGTTACAATCTTCATTATTATTGCCGTTGGATTGGCCCTGTTGCCCCAAACCGGCCAGGCCCAAACCGGAACTTCTTACCCCATTGTAGACACCGGGCAGAGTCAGTGTTACAACGCCGCCGGTTCGGTCATCACCTGCCCCGCCGCTGGGGAAGACTTCTACGGGCAAGACGCCCAGTACACCGGCCACACACCCGGTTACACCAACAACGGCAACGGCACTATCACCGATAACGTCACCGGCCTGATGTGGCAAAAAAGCCCCGACACCAACAACGACGGCGCTATCACTGCCGCCGACAAGCTGACCTACGACCAAGCTGTGGCCGGAGCCGGCCCATTCAACCTGGCCGGTTACAACGACTGGCGACTGCCGACCATCAAGGAGTTTTACTCGCTCATCCGGTTTGACGGCACCGACCCCAGCGGCCCGCCGGGAAGCGTTGTTACCCTGATTCCCTTCATTGACACCGCCTATTTTGATTTTGCCTACGGCGACCCCGCCGCCGGAGAACGCACGATTGATTCCCAGTACGCCAGCAGCACCAAATATGTCAGCACAACGATGAACGGTGCCGAAACTATGTTCGGTGTCAACTTTGCCGATGGGCGCATCAAAGGGTACGGGCTGACCATGCCAGGTGGCGGGAACGAAAAGACATTTTTTGTCCTTTACGTGCGAGGAAATACCGCCTACGGCCAAAACAATTTTATAGACAACGGCAATGAAACCATCACCGACAACGCCACCGGCCTGATGTGGCAGCAGGATGACAGCGGAAAAGGCCTGAATTGGGCAGAAGCGTTGACCTATTGCGAAAGCCTGGACAACGCCGGTTACACCGACTGGCGACTGCCCAACGCCAAAGAATTGCAAAGCATTGTGGATTACAACCGCTCGCCCGATACCACCGGCTCCGCCGCCATTGACCCTCAGTTCAACGCCACCCCCATCACCAATGAAGCCGGCCAAACCGATTTTCCGGCCTATTGGAGCAGCACCACTCACGCCAATCTTATGAATGGAATGAATGCCGCCTACGTCGCCTTTGGCCGGTCGCTGGGCTATATGCACAACAGTTGGGTTGACGTGCATGGGGCCGGCTCGCAACGCAGCGCCCCCAAAGTTGGCGACCCCGCCAATTATCCTACCGGCCACGGCCCGCAGGGGGACGCTATCCGCATCTACAACTACGCCCGTTGCATGCGCGGCGGCAATACGACCGGTACCCCTGATGGCGGTTCAAGCGCCAATCGCAGCGGGATTACGGTTGAAATGAGCGACATCAACCAACAACAGCCCGGTCAGCAATTAAGACCGGAAGACGGGCTACCGCCCAGCGACCGGCAAAATGGGTCGGCCGGTCCCCCCGTCAACAACCAGCAGCAAGGGCCAAGAGGAACGCCACCCCCGGAGGCGATTGCCGCTTGCAGCGGGCAAAGCCAGGGCGCGTCGTGCCGGTTCACCGGCCCTCACGGAGAGATAACCGGAACCTGTAGCCAGATTCAACAGCAACTTGCCCGCGTTCCGGCCGGCGGGAGGCCGTAGTTCCTGTTTACCTATGTATTAAGATGACATGTTGAAATACCGAATCATCTCATCCTTGAAAAAAAGGGCCTAATCCTCTACCTCCAACCAGGTAATGATCGAATCGGGAGAAATTTTGGGGATGGTATTTAAATGCGCCTGCTGCCACACCGAACTCTCCACAGCTAAAACGTGCAAACTCACCTGTTTTCCGCGAAGAGCGATGGCAAACTTAAAAAGCGCCGATATGCCTCGACTGTTCATAAACGAGAGCCGGCGCAAATCTAAAATCACGCGCCGGGTGGGGCTGGCCTGGTCCACAATGCGGCCAAAAAGTTGGGCAATGGGCGCCTCGTCTGTGGTTTCAAGCCGCATTTTGCCCTGAAAAACAACGGTTGGCCCGGCATCCGCAGCCAGATGAGAGGTGATGGTGAATTCCGGTTGGCTATATTCATCCTGTGGCGGGGATAAAGTAAGGCTTGTTTCAGACATTTTATCCTTCCTTGTTACCGGAAACTTTTGCTAAGGATTAGGCATTAAATAACTTCCCCAAACCAAACCGATTTTCAGAGGAATTGGTCTGAAATGCGGAAGTTATTAAATCCTTAGCCCTAAACCTGAACCGGAAGATCTCCTAAAAATAAACGCCCACTATCTTTTCTTCCTCCAGCAAAGACCGCTGGACACTGACCTTGATTCTCCCGCCAAAATCACCAAGCCGGGCCGATACCAACATCAATTCGTCAGGTTTGACGTAACGGAATCCCTGAGGTGGGTAAAAACCGGCCATCTTTTCCTTCAATTCCTGAAACGGGAGAGGGTCAGTAAAACGCCGCACTTCCAAAAAGAAGATTCCAACCCCCCTGGTCAGACCCCCATAATAAGCCTCAAACTCCTCGCGCGTAACCCCGGCTTGGCCATTTACCTGCGACCATAAGGCTTCCAGGGGTGCCTCTACCACCTTTCCCACCTTAAAGGCCCCGGCAATGGTCTTTACCGGCGCTGCAACGTAAAGCAAAACCAACGTCCCCGGGTTGATATAGCGGGGGCGAACCCGGCGTAAATCCACTGTTTTGCTGCCTTCAAAAATCTGGTTCGCCGACTGGGGTCGCACCGCCAGTAAAATTGCATAACGCTTCATTATCTGAACCACCCTATCAAAATAGTACTATAGAGCAGCACGCGTGTCAACAAAAATCGGCAGAAGTGACTTAACCATCGGGAGACTGTTCCGGTCCGGTCACACTCCGGTTTTCCGACAAACGACAAACGACCAATTCCCGTCGTTTGTCGTTTGTCGTTCGTCCTTCATCCTAAGATACCGGACACAGCCCGTTACATTGACAACTAGACATAATTATGTTATATTCAAATATGCTCGTATTATGTTTAGTTGCCAAAGGGGGTTAGGGCCGGTTTGACCGGCTGCGGCTATGTCAACCTTGCACCGCGTGGACGAACTGAATATCCTCACCCGGGCCAAATATCCTATCATCTACATTGTCTCCTGGGAAGAGCGACGCATCGAAGATATACTGCGCGAAGTGGCCATTAGCCGTCGCAAAAAACTATATGGCTGGACCCTGACCAACGGCATTGCTCCGCTCGACCTGGTACAAGCACAGCCGGTAGACCCGGCCACGCGCGATCCCCTCAACGCCCTCGACTTTGTGGCCCAATCGCAAGAGGCGGCCATTTTTGTGTTAAAAGACTTTCATCCTTACCTGGACGACAGCCGGGGCGGGCCGGACCATCCGGTCATTATTCGCCGCCTGCGCGATATTACCAACCAGTTGAAGGAAAGCCGCAAAACCCTGATCATTCTCTCGCCTATGCTCCGCTTCCCGGCAGACCTGGAAAAAGACATTACCGTGCTGGACTATTCTTTGCCCACCCTCGACGAGTTGGAACTCTCCCTGGATAGGGTGGTGCGCTCCGCCCGCGAAATTGCCGGGGTGCAGCTCAAAATGAGCGCAGAGGACCGGGAACGGGTGCTCAATGCCGCCCGCGGCCTGACCTGCATTGAGGCCGAAAACGTGTTTGCCAAAAGCCTGGTAATGGACCGCAAACTGGATTTAAACATCATCATCGCCGAAAAGGAACAACTCATTCGCCGCTCGCAAGTGTTGGAATATTATGAATCGGTGGAGGGTTTTGCCCACGTTGGTGGCATGAACCTGGTAAAGGATTGGCTCCGCAAGCGCGGTATGGCTTTTACCGAAAAGGCCCGCCGCTTTGGCCTGCCCGAGCCCAAGGGTTTGCTGCTGCTGGGCGTTCAGGGCGCAGGCAAAAGTTTGCTGGCCAAAGCCGTGGCCAGCCAGTGGCAATTGCCTCTACTGCGGCTGGACCTGGGCCGGGTGTTCAGCGAGTTGGTCGGTTCGTCGGAACAAAATATTCGCGCCGCCCTCCGCCTGGCTGAAAATGTGTCGCCCTGCGTGCTTTGGGTGGATGAAATTGAAAAGGGGCTGGCCGGGGCTACCGGCTCCGGCACTTCCGATGCCGGGACCTCGGCCCGCGTATTTGGCAGCCTGCTCACCTGGATGCAAGAAAAAACCTCGCCGGTGTTTGTGATTGGCACGGCCAACGATATTTCGGCCCTGCCGCCCGAAATGCTGCGCAAGGGCCGTTTTGATGAGATCTTTTTTGTAGACCTGCCCCAATTGCAAGAACGCCGCGAAATCTTTGCCATTCACTTGGCCGCCCGGGGGCGAGACCCGCTGGATTACGACCTGAATAAACTGGCCCTGGTTTCCGATGGTTTCAGCGGCGCCGAAATTGAGCAAGTCATCATTGATGGCCTGTACGACGCCTTTGAAAACGACACCGAACTGAACAGCGAAGATTTATTCCGTAATCTCAATAGCACCATACCCCTCTCGCAAACTGTGGAAAGCAAAATCACCGCGCTCCGCCAGTGGGCCCGCCGGCACGCCCGCCCCGCTTCCGAGCTACCCCAACCTCAACCTCTCCTGCCCACAACGCGCGAGAATGGTGGATTGCGGCAGATAGAGCTGGGGTAGGGTAGGGATCAAGTGAGAAGTGAAAATGAGAAGTAAGAAATTAGGTTTTAGATCGAGTTTCTTAAATGTCGTTTCAAGGCCGTCGGGCCGAGAAATCTCCTTGTAACATCCGCCTGAAGTAGATTTCTCGTCGCTACAGTCGCTTCCGCTTCCAGGACATGCCGATGTACTTAAGAAACACGTTCTTAAGTTGTAAGTTTTAGTTTCTAATCTGAAATTTCTGATCCATTATGATTACCCAAACCTTTAGAGGCCCCCACAATCTATATCGCCGTTACCAGGCTCTTGTGGAAAGTTCTATCACTGCCATTGGCCTGGCTGTTTTAGTTAGCCTGACCCTGCTCAACTTATCGGTCTATCCCCAAAACTGGGTGCTGGTGATTGGGGTGGCGATAGCCGTGTTGGGGATGCGCTGGCCTTTGCTGGCCTACCTTGTGGCCGTGAGCGCGATGATTTACCCCATTTATACCATCAATCTGTACCTGGCCGTTATTTTTTTGGCCGTAAGCGCGTTGGGGTATCGCCTGTTTGTGCATTATCTGGGGGCTACCCTACTGGTGTTAGCCACGCCTTTTTTAGCCAAATATCACCTGCATTGGCTGGTGCCTATTTTGGGCGGGCTTTGGTGGGGAGGCATTGCCGGAGCCTGGATTGGCGGGCTGGCCGCCATCTGGGGCAAAATTATGGGCGGCATGGCCGGGCTCAACCTTGATTGGTTAGTATTGGCCGGACAGGTGCCGGATATGCAAGCAATTTTGCTTCGCTATTACGACGCCAACTCATTAGAAACGCTGCTATTGCTGGTAGAACCTTTTGCGGATACGTCAAGCGTTATTCTTTACAACTTACTGCAAATTGCCGGCTGGGCCGTGGCCGGCGGCTTTGTCGGGGCGCTGGCCTGGCGAAAGTGGGTCAAGTATCGGGCGCCCTGGTCAATCTTGGTGGTAACCGCCGGGGGCGGGCTGATCATGATGGCCACCCACCTGGCCCTGCCGTACTGGCTGCAAGAAGCGGTTACCGCTGAAACCGTGCTGGCCTTGCAGGACCCGGCCGGGCCGCTGTTCTCGTTGCTGATGGTCATTATTGTTAGCACCGTCATCCACAGTTTCAGGGAGTCGTTGGATTTGCCCATTGCGCCCCAACACAGCCGCCGGGCCAAACGGGAACGCAAAAAACCGGCAGCTAAATCGGTGCCGGGCGGCTTTTTCCAACGGGCCAAAGCCGGGCGGAAACCAGGCAGAAAAAGTAAGGGCAGGCTGAAACCCGCTGTTCCCCTGGAGAGCGTTGATCAGCTTGATCATCCCCGGCGGCCGGTGCGGGTGCCGCACCAAAGCGAATTGCCGGAATGGGAACCTCCCCGAGACGAATCCGGATTGATCATGCTAGAAATAGATTAAAGAACACAGGCGATGACCATTAGATTTGAACAAACCGACAACCAAAAACAAGGCCTTCGTCGTCGCGCCACCAGCCGGGGTTTGAGCTTTGGGCCTATTGCTACAGCTATCACCGTAGGCACCGTAGCCGTTTTGTTGGGCGTCACTTTTATTGGCGACTGGTTACGCACGCCCAAAATTGCCGCCGAAGCCTCCCCCAGCATCATCTCGCCCAACGGCGACCAGACCCAGGATACCACCAACTTTAGCTACACCCTCAATGAAGACGCCGAGGTCACGGTGGCCGTTTTTAACGAGAGCGGCACCCTGGTGCGTACCATTAACAGCGACGAATTTCAAACCCGGGGCCAACACATCGCCGTATGGGACGGGCGGGACGATATTGGCCAGGTTGCGCCCGATGGCCGTTACCGGCTGCAAGTGACGGCCCAGGGCACCGTGCGGGCCGCCGTGCAAAGCGCGCCGGTTCAGGTTGACACCCTACCGCCGAGCCTGCGCCTGGTCAATCTGGATGAAGTGAGCCGGGTGCGGGAAGCCAACCTGACCATCGAGGGTCTCACCGACTCGGAGGCGGTGGTGCAACTTGCCGGCGATCCAAAAATCATCCCCATTGATAGCGAGGGGCATTTTAACATCAAACGGCAACTGGCCGAAGGCTCAAATATCATTCAAGTTACCGCCACCGACCCCGCCGGAAACATTGCCGCCATTGCCCGTGAAATCATCCTGGTTACCCGTCCCCCGGAAATTGCCATTACTTCGCCCCTAAACGACCAGTGGACGAACGAAACTCTGTTCACCGTGACCGGCGTTGCACCGCCCGGCACTACCCTTAAAGTCAACGGCCAAGAGGCGGCAGTAGCCGCCGAGGGCCAATTTGAACGGGAGATTATCCTCCAGGAAGGCGATAATATCCTGCGCATTGAGGCCAAAGACGATGTTGGCAACACGGCCACCCAGGAGATCATTGTCCACCGCAAAAGCGCGCCCCCCACCTTGCAATTGAATATTGAGGATGGCGAAACTTTCCAGCAGGCAGACGTGCAAATCACCGGCAAAACCGAGGCCGGAGCGCTGGTTCAGGTGAACGGCCAGGCCGTGACGGTCAGCCCCCTGGGTGAATTCCAAACCACCGTCACCCTGCTGGACGGCGAAAATACCATTGAGGTGGCCGCCCTGGACCAAGCCGGAAACGTGACCCAACTGCAACGCCGCCTGAACTACCGGGTGGCCCCGCCGGAATCGGAATTGGCCCGCGTGGCCCGCAATTTGCCCACCCTCTCCACCTATTTTGTGCCGGTACTGCTCTCTTTGCCGGTGCTGCTCATTTTGGCCTACTTTTTGACCCGCCCCGTGGCCCTGGTTGTTTCCGCCGAAAGCAACAGCTTTCGGCCCGGCCTGCCGGAAGAAGGCCGCTTTTTGAGATTATCCATTGACCTATCTAAAGCAGCGCGGGCCACCGTGGAAATCAAAGATAAACGCGGCAACACCATCGCCACACTCCTGCATCGCCGCCACCGCAATGGGGGTCAACATACCCTCCACTGGGACGGCTACGATGACTTTGGCCGGGTTGTGCGGCCCGGCGATTATGTTATCCAGGCCACCGCCAGCACCACAGGCGGCGCCGTGACCGGCACGCTCAACGTATCCGTGTTAGAAGATTGGGCCGTACACCGGCAATATTTGCGCAACGCCCCCTCCCAGGATGACTCCCAGGTAATGGTCAACCGGAGCGGCGAATACGTGCGGCAACCGACCCCCTCGGCCAGGCGCGCGCGGCGGCGTTAAATTGACTTTAACAAAAGAGCGGCTCGATGATGAGCCGCTCTTTTTTATGGGGTCAGGGTGACCAGTTGCACGGTGTAAGCCCCTATCTCAACGCTGGGTTCAATTATTTCAAATTCTTGGATGGCTTCGGCGGGATCACTGATTTGGCGGATAGAGAGGGTAGCCTGTGGCGCGGCCTGGTTATTGGGAAAAAAAGCTTGCCACGAGGTGGACGTGTCGGTGGGATTGGCCAGCAACAGGGCCATCTCTCCGCTGCCATTCTGCCCGGCCAAAACCCATAACTGGCCCGGATTGCTGCCGCCGCTCAACGATACGTTTAACCGCGTTGGATGGGCGGCCATTTCAGCCCACAGCGAAAAGGCCAGGGCAATTGGCTTGGGCCGGCCGTCGGCGTAAAACATGCCGTAAAAAGTGGGGTGATTTTGGGCGGCGTCGGGGCCACGGTAAAAGGTGGAAACCGCCACTCCTTGTTCTTGCAAACCAATCCAGGCCGCCGTCAGCAGGGCCGCGCCCCTGGCCCCAATGCGTAAAGCCGGGTCTGTTTCACTCCGCCCTTCGCCAACGGCCGTATTCCATTCGGTGATGTGGCTTTCGGCGGTTGGATAACCGTGACCATCCAGTTGGGCCCGGTAGTAAGCAGCAGCGGCGGGAAAATCGGCCGGGTCATTGCTGTAAATGTGCCAGGAGAAAAAGTCCAGAGGAACGGCCTGGCTTTGCAGATGAGCCAGAAAATTTTCAGTGTAAGCCTGGCCGTGCGGCGTTTTAAAAGCGGCCACGGTCAAGCCGGGGCCGCCAATCATCAGGTGGGGAAATTCTGCTTTCAGGGCGACAGCCGCGGCCGCAAATAGCTCAAAAAACTCCGGCGGCGAACCATCCCAAAACTGCGGGTGGTCCGGTTCGTTCCAGATTTCCACGTAGCGCAGGTGACTGCCTCCCCACAGGTCGGGATCGTTATAGTGGCGCACCACCTCCACCGCCGCCTGGACCCAGTTAGCCGGGTTGATGGGGCGGCGCGGGTCGGCGGGCGGGTAAGAGGGGGCGTTGTGCCACGAGTCGCCCAGGCGCAAGTATGGCTCAAAGCCCCCGGCCAAAATAGCGGCAAAAACCTGATCGCTGGCCTCAAAATCATAAGAGGCCGGATCAAGCGGGTCGGCGTTTTGATCGGGATAAATGGTGGCCATGTCCAAAGGGCCGTAGTAATCGTGGGTGCGGATGGTGGTGACGCCAATGTTTTGGTAAGCGGCGGTGAGGTCGGCATTGCCCGGCTCCCCGGCCGGGATGGGGCCAATGTTGACACCCAGCAGCGGCCGGATAGCCTGGTTGTTTGGCCCGGAATCTATGGTGATCAAAACTTGCGCCTGGCCAGTGGAGATCACCGAAGCCGCGGCGGTAGCTTCATCAGGAGAAGGGTTTGACCCGGCAGCAGTGGGGCAGAAAAGGTCAAACAATTCAAAGGCCTGATGGATGATTAAGGGTTCCGGCTTTTGACTTTGGCCTTCCGGCAGCATAGGCGGCGGGTTGGATACGGTATACAGGGTATTGGGGGTCAGGTTATTCAGGCGGGTCCAGGGAGACATGCCGTGCCCGCCATATTCTGCGGCAGTGGCGTTGGCCATCATCAGCAGGGCATGGGCATTATCGGGCTGGGCGTGGTCTTTTTCCGATTGCAAACGCTGGTAGGGCACCGGCAGGTTGAGGGCAAATGTTGCCGCTTCACGTTCCTGCCAAAAATCTTCATCGTCACAGGGATGCCCCTGGAGATGGCCGGTCTGGGCCTCGTCGCAGCCGCCGGTATCGTTCCGGTTGGCCGGGCCTTCCCAATCAATCAAAAACTGAATAGGCAGATCAGGATGGCGGGCCAGCGCTCCCGTGGCCATTGTCACGCCATAAGAATAAGAGACCAGGCCCATGCGGGCCGCGTCCACTTCCGGCAGAGTGGCGGCAAAACGGATGAGGGCGGCCAGGCCATCCTGTTGGCTGAAACCATTGTCGTCTTCTACGCCCTCACTTTGGCCGCGCCCATCGGGGTCAAAAACAATAATGGTCAAACCGGCGTCGGCCATCAACTGGGCCTGGGAGGGGGGCTGAACAAAACGGCTGCTATCTGCCGAACCGCCGGGCACCAGGATCAAAGTGGGCAAGGCGCTGCCGTCCCAATCTTGCGGATGGATAACCTGCACATACAACCGGGCCTGACTGGCCGGATTGATAACCCGGTAGGTGTTTGGTTCCGGGCCGGGTTCCACAACGCCGGTCGCTTGCACCTCCGGGATGGCGGGTGTCTCGGCGAGGGGGGTAGGTGTTGGCCGATCGCAATCCTGGGGGCAGTTGGTCGCGTTTTCCGGGCCATCACACACTTCATCCCCGCAGTGGCCGGGCGCTTCGCCGGGCCGGTCAGGCGAGGCCAACGTGGGATTGTCGGTTGTTAACGGCGCAGCAGGAGCAAGATTTCCAAGACTACAAGCTGGAAGAAAGAGGAGCAAAAAAATTATAAAAATGGTCAATGAGCGCATGGGGTATTCCTTTCATTCGGCAAGCTCATATTTTTGCCCAGAAACCGAGTTGATTTAAAATTAAATTCCCCGGCTGGGGGGGAGCAACCGGGGAACCACAAAAAGGAGGAGAGAAAATAAAAATGGAACTAAAATATAAACTAAACTAAAAATAAATTAACCCCCTCCTAACAAACACTATTATCATAGCATACTTTGCTCAATAAGACATCCCCAATTTTTGGGGGTTTTTAGTACTACAACGAGATTTTGACATAACGAAGTAAAGAAACCCGGCTTTTTTGGTTATAAATGGTAACTTTTGTCCAAATCGGACTATCAACAAGCACTAAAAGCCGGGTTTCTCAAGCGAAGTCTCGTTGTAGTATTAGGCTCAAGACCATTTCGCTCAATCTCAAATCGGCCTGCCTTTCGGCAGCCTGCATATTACCGCAAAGGGGATTGCACCTTACATATTTTTTTAGTATAATCTTAAAGAGTGTGGATAGGTTTACGTTCTTGTCGCTTTGAAATTGATTTTACCTGGCGTAAACCCTCTTCTGAGTAGCAAAAAAATCTTATCTCCCTCTTATTTTCACCGTGCTGTAATCAATTGGATTTGAGGCTGTCTAAGCACATGGATATTGACCAGGTATTGAGGACACCCGTTGCGCCGGAAGAATTAGCCGAAACATTAGCCAAAGCCCGGCGCCGGACCAAGTTGCTCAATGCGGCTGCCCGGGTTAGCCGCAATACCTCTTCTATTTTAGACCCCGACGAACTCCTGCCGCGGACGGTGGATATTATCTGCGAAGAGTACGGTTTTTACTACGCCGGGATTTTTTTGATTGAAACCCTGGAAGATGGCAAGAGATGGGCTGTGCTCAAGGCCGGACGGGGTAAGGCGGGCCAGATCATGATGGAGCACAACCATAAACTGGAAGTGGGGGGACGCTCCATGGTGGGGGCCTGCACTTCTTTGAATGAAGCCCGGATCGCCCTGGACGTTGGCAAAGAGGCGGTTTGGTTTAACAACCCTTTTCTGCCCGACACGCGCTCCGAGATGGCCCTGCCCTTAGCCATTAGAGGCCAGGTGATTGGCGCGTTAACGGTGCAAAGCACGGAAGAGGCCGCCTTTTCTGACGAAGATGTGGCCTCGTTACAGGCCATGGCCGACCAA
Coding sequences within it:
- a CDS encoding response regulator transcription factor, with the protein product MKVIICDDQAIIRDGLEMLLNLEKDIEVVGQARDGAEAVELVEKDAPDLVLMDLKMPGMNGIEATRQIRAAYPGVKVLVLTTYDDDEWVFDAIRAGAAGYLLKDTPREEVIKAVKGTGAGKAYVDPAVAGKLLGQVAGSQTQPSTLLTDKLTERETDVLRLIARGLNNADIAERLHLSEGTARNHVSAIFAKLGVSDRTQAAVIAIQYGLGV
- a CDS encoding sensor histidine kinase → MKEKDAQPNVIGLLPLTVGLWLGYLLALLLIDHLFYPHPVFPPLYYLLNGFNALVGLGLAWWPRGRSVLGRAFLPLVIGLLSVVPVVTAQLMTMRLPASPASGPEGVLLRIMPLLLMALILTAWQYGWRYVILFSGGIALFTLGLHLFYFRPGGLSLLPPVTVLVIQTVSFLVVGYFISTLMRRLKKQQESLAQANAQLTDYAATLEDLTISRERNRMARELHDTLAHTLSGLTVQLETVKAYWDVDPAAAQTILAKSLDATRSGLQETRRALKSLRASPLDDLGLLLALRQLATETAARANLQLELLVPEHLPPLSPAVEQCIYRVAQEATANVAHHANAKNLSVQLTCRPGTILLRVRDDGLGFEVGHDKNSDHFGLPGMRERADLVGGSLTIASKPGQGTTIELTIQDIAA
- a CDS encoding DUF1566 domain-containing protein, coding for MTAVSKFTYRLVTIFIIIAVGLALLPQTGQAQTGTSYPIVDTGQSQCYNAAGSVITCPAAGEDFYGQDAQYTGHTPGYTNNGNGTITDNVTGLMWQKSPDTNNDGAITAADKLTYDQAVAGAGPFNLAGYNDWRLPTIKEFYSLIRFDGTDPSGPPGSVVTLIPFIDTAYFDFAYGDPAAGERTIDSQYASSTKYVSTTMNGAETMFGVNFADGRIKGYGLTMPGGGNEKTFFVLYVRGNTAYGQNNFIDNGNETITDNATGLMWQQDDSGKGLNWAEALTYCESLDNAGYTDWRLPNAKELQSIVDYNRSPDTTGSAAIDPQFNATPITNEAGQTDFPAYWSSTTHANLMNGMNAAYVAFGRSLGYMHNSWVDVHGAGSQRSAPKVGDPANYPTGHGPQGDAIRIYNYARCMRGGNTTGTPDGGSSANRSGITVEMSDINQQQPGQQLRPEDGLPPSDRQNGSAGPPVNNQQQGPRGTPPPEAIAACSGQSQGASCRFTGPHGEITGTCSQIQQQLARVPAGGRP
- a CDS encoding STAS domain-containing protein, coding for MSETSLTLSPPQDEYSQPEFTITSHLAADAGPTVVFQGKMRLETTDEAPIAQLFGRIVDQASPTRRVILDLRRLSFMNSRGISALFKFAIALRGKQVSLHVLAVESSVWQQAHLNTIPKISPDSIITWLEVED
- a CDS encoding AAA family ATPase, whose product is MSTLHRVDELNILTRAKYPIIYIVSWEERRIEDILREVAISRRKKLYGWTLTNGIAPLDLVQAQPVDPATRDPLNALDFVAQSQEAAIFVLKDFHPYLDDSRGGPDHPVIIRRLRDITNQLKESRKTLIILSPMLRFPADLEKDITVLDYSLPTLDELELSLDRVVRSAREIAGVQLKMSAEDRERVLNAARGLTCIEAENVFAKSLVMDRKLDLNIIIAEKEQLIRRSQVLEYYESVEGFAHVGGMNLVKDWLRKRGMAFTEKARRFGLPEPKGLLLLGVQGAGKSLLAKAVASQWQLPLLRLDLGRVFSELVGSSEQNIRAALRLAENVSPCVLWVDEIEKGLAGATGSGTSDAGTSARVFGSLLTWMQEKTSPVFVIGTANDISALPPEMLRKGRFDEIFFVDLPQLQERREIFAIHLAARGRDPLDYDLNKLALVSDGFSGAEIEQVIIDGLYDAFENDTELNSEDLFRNLNSTIPLSQTVESKITALRQWARRHARPASELPQPQPLLPTTRENGGLRQIELG